Proteins from a single region of Xenopus laevis strain J_2021 chromosome 9_10S, Xenopus_laevis_v10.1, whole genome shotgun sequence:
- the LOC108704303 gene encoding histone H2B 1.1-like, with the protein MPEPAKSAPAPKKGSKKAVTKTQKKDGKKRRKTRKESYAIYVYKVLKQVHPDTGISSKAMSIMNSFVNDVFERIAGEASRLAHYNKRSTITSREIQTAVRLLLPGELAKHAVSEGTKAVTKYTSAK; encoded by the coding sequence ATGCCTGAACCAGCTAAGTCCGCTCCAGCCCCGAAGAAAGGCTCCAAGAAAGCGGTGACCAAGACTCAGAAGAAAGATGGGAAGAAGCGCAGGAAGACAAGGAAGGAGAGTTACGCCATTTACGTGTACAAGGTGCTGAAGCAGGTGCACCCCGATACCGGCATCTCGTCCAAGGCCATGAGCATCATGAACTCCTTTGTCAACGATGTGTTTGAGCGCATCGCAGGGGAAGCCTCCCGCCTGGCTCATTACAACAAGCGCTCCACCATCACCTCCCGGGAGATCCAGACCGCGGTCCGCCTGCTACTGCCTGGGGAGCTGGCCAAGCACGCCGTGTCCGAGGGCACCAAGGCTGTCACCAAGTACACCAGCGCCAAGTAA
- the LOC121399131 gene encoding histone H4 codes for MSGRGKGGKGLGKGGAKRHRKVLRDNIQGITKPAIRRLARRGGVKRISGLIYEETRGVLKVFLENVIRDAVTYTEHAKRKTVTAMDVVYALKRQGRTLYGFGG; via the coding sequence ATGTCTGGACGCGGCAAAGGAGGAAAGGGACTCGGGAAAGGAGGCGCCAAGCGGCATAGAAAGGTGCTCCGGGACAACATCCAGGGCATCACCAAGCCCGCCATCCGCCGCCTGGCACGGAGAGGGGGAGTCAAGCGCATCTCTGGTCTCATCTATGAGGAGACTCGTGGGGTCCTCAAGGTTTTTCTGGAGAATGTCATCCGGGACGCCGTCACCTACACCGAGCACGCCAAGAGGAAGACCGTTACCGCCATGGATGTGGTGTACGCTCTCAAGCGCCAGGGCCGCACTCTCTACGGCTTCGGCGGATAA
- the LOC108704298 gene encoding histone H3: MARTKQTARKSTGGKAPRKQLATKAARKSAPATGGVKKPHRYRPGTVALREIRRYQKSTELLIRKLPFQRLVREIAQDFKTDLRFQSSAVMALQEASEAYLVGLFEDTNLCAIHAKRVTIMPKDIQLARRIRGERA; the protein is encoded by the coding sequence ATGGCTCGTACCAAGCAGACCGCCCGTAAATCCACCGGAGGGAAGGCTCCCCGCAAGCAGCTGGCCACCAAGGCAGCCAGGAAGAGCGCTCCGGCCACAGGCGGAGTCAAGAAACCTCACCGTTACCGGCCCGGCACAGTCGCTCTCCGCGAGATCCGCCGCTACCAGAAATCCACCGAGCTGCTCATCCGCAAACTGCCTTTCCAGCGCCTGGTCCGTGAGATCGCTCAGGACTTCAAGACCGACCTGCGCTTCCAGAGCTCGGCCGTCATGGCTCTGCAGGAGGCCAGCGAGGCTTATCTGGTCGGTTTGTTTGAGGACACCAACCTGTGCGCCATCCACGCCAAGAGGGTCACCATCATGCCCAAGGACATCCAGCTGGCCCGCAGGATCCGGGGCGAGAGGGCTTAG
- the trim7.L gene encoding tripartite motif containing 7 L homeolog (The RefSeq protein has 6 substitutions compared to this genomic sequence): MKQEGIIQTKPSYGMASADLREDLSCSICLSIYTEPVMLPCGHNFCQGCIVKVLETQEGSGGYTCPECREEYEERPALHRNWTLGNIAEKCSLAQPEPGKTEILCTYCDSPVPAVKSCLQCETSLCNGHLQKHNKSVQHTLTEPTCSFMDQKCSTHSEIFRYHCCEDSVCICVSCCLAGEHRGHRVELLSEASEKKKEKLGKVLEKLTLEREEAEREVQGLQEDLKEKAAGETERVTVLFRDIRKWVDSLEKQMLDVLSRQKEKLSRDLCDVIQNLEIKQDELSGKIRHIEELCNMADPLVVLQERESHGAAFCGAEAADDTKVPSVRDLDKGLISDTLVTGLAEIMREVRARVYGQEAKNVLLDISTAGQFVSVSQNKKTASESDIALYPDSPDRFKEYNQVLCNRSFKSGQHYWEVEGSTLGDWDIGVAYPSIKRDGKESGIGNNMHSWSLCKCADTFYISHNFSEIPVSPSCHKYRISLDYEAGLLSFYELSKPARHLYTFTASFTEPLHPVFYVGDQGWVRICK, from the exons ATGAAACAGGAAGGAATTATACAAACTAAACCTTCTTATGG GATGGCGTCTGCTGATCTGAGAGAAGATTtgagctgctccatctgcctgagcatttatactgaGCCTGTAATGTTGCCATGTGGGCACAACTTCTGCCAGGGCTGCATTGTGAAGGTGCTGGAGACCCAGGAGGGATCTGGGGGTTACACCTGCCCTGAATGCAGAGAGGAGTATGAGGAGCGCCCCGCCCTGCACAGGAACTGGACTCTGGGGAACATAGCAGAGAAATGTAGTCTTGCTCAGCCGCAACCGGGGAAGACTGAGATCCTCTGCACTTACTGTGACTCTCCTGTACCTGCTGTTAAATCCTGTCTACAGTGTGAGACCTCCCTGTGTAATGGGCACTTACAGAAGCACAACAAGTCTGTCCAACACACCTTAACTGAGCCCACCTGTTCCTTCATGGACCAAAAATGCTCCATCCACAGTGAAATCTTCAGGTATCACTGCTGTGAGGActctgtctgtatctgtgtgtcctgctgtctggccggagagcacaggggccacagggtggagctgctgagtgaggcctctgagaagaagaaagagaaacttgggaaagTTTTGGAGAAACTGACCCTGGAGCGAGAGGAGGCTGAGAGAGAAGTCCAGGGGCTGCAGGAGGACCTCAAAGAAAAAGCAGCAGGTGAGACTGAGAGAGTCACTGtcctgtttagagacatcaggaAATGGGTGGATTCCCTTGAGAAGCAAATGCTGGATGTGCTCTCCAGGCAGAAAGAGAAACTTTCCCGTGATCTCTGCGACGTAATCCAGAATCTGGAAATAAAGCAGGACGAGCTGTCCGGcaagatccgtcacattgaggagctgtgcaacatggcagatccactcgttgtcctacaggaacgggaatccCACGGAGCTGCATTCTGTGGGGCGGAGGCGGCGGATGATACAAAGGTCCCTTCTGTAAGGGATCTGGACAAGGGACTGATCTCAGATACATTAGTAACAGGCTTAGCTGAGATTATGCGGGAGGTAAGGGCAAGAGTTTATGGGCAGGAGGCTAAAAATGTCTTACTGGATATCAGCACAGCCGGTCAATTTGTCTCTGTATCTCAGAACAAGAAAACTGCGTCGGAATCAGACATTGCCCTTTACCCAGACTCCCCGGATAGGTTTAAGGAATATAACCAAGTTTTATGTAACCGAAGTTTCAAATCAGGGCAACATTACTGGGAGGTGGAGGGCAGTACATTGGGGGATTGGGAtataggggtggcctatcccagtataaaGAGAGATGGAGAAGAGTCGGGTATTGGCAATAATATGCATTCCTGGAGTTTGTGCAAATCTGCTGATAAATTTTATATATCGCATAACTTTAGTGAAATTCCTGTATCCCCCTCCTGCCACAAATATAGAATCTCgctggactatgaggccggacttTTGTCCTTCTATGAGCTGAGTAAACCAGTGAGACACTTGTACACCTTCACTGCCTCCTTCACTGAACCCCTGCACCCAGTTTTCTATGTGGGTGACCAAGGCTGGGTGAGAATTTGCAAATAA
- the LOC121399129 gene encoding histone H4, whose product MSGRGKGGKGLGKGGAKRHRKVLRDNIQGITKPAIRRLARRGGVKRISGLIYEETRGVLKVFLENVIRDAVTYTEHAKRKTVTAMDVVYALKRQGRTLYGFGG is encoded by the coding sequence ATGTCTGGACGTGGCAAAGGAGGAAAGGGACTCGGGAAAGGAGGCGCCAAGCGGCATAGAAAGGTGCTCCGGGACAACATCCAGGGCATCACCAAGCCCGCCATCCGCCGCCTGGCACGGAGAGGGGGAGTCAAGCGCATCTCTGGTCTCATCTATGAGGAGACTCGTGGGGTCCTCAAGGTTTTTCTGGAGAATGTCATCCGGGACGCCGTCACCTACACCGAGCACGCCAAGAGGAAGACCGTTACCGCCATGGATGTGGTGTACGCTCTCAAGCGCCAGGGCCGCACTCTCTACGGCTTCGGCGGATAA